A region of uncultured Draconibacterium sp. DNA encodes the following proteins:
- a CDS encoding YfhO family protein, producing the protein MNKKIVSYILPVVLLFITSAIYFAPVFEGKVVQQSDIIHYKGMSKEIVDFKKETGENTFWTSTMFSGMPTYLITTIYKGNLSKKIIDVILKIPRPVSYHLLFLSLFYLMLVLLGVNPWLSLAGALAYGFTSFFFVVFEAGHNSKSLTITYISLLIAGIILAYKNKRLAGALISTLALSWMIAANHLQMTYYAGIMVLIIAIVYFIYAIREKAIIPFLKSSGILAAAAVLAIGMNISTLWPIYEYSKDTIRGKSELTSDLHKKSDGLDRDYILDYSYDVGEALTAFIPRLKGGSMSEPLGEKSQVYDLLAHGQNKQNALRIANNLPLYWGSQPIAGGPFYFGAVLCFLFVFGLFIVQGKDKWWIVATVVVSFALSLGKYFPSLSNLMIDYFPLYNKFRDVKNIIVIQQFAMAFMGALAISKVYKREVSDKIFNKALLYSFAIAGGLALVFAVIPGLAGDFTAASDARLLQAGWPEQLLDALQADRKMVLQKDAFRTFIFVALAAGVLWAFWKKKLKAEYALALWIVLIMADMWPTNKRYLNNDSFVAKRQMNNPYTLSKADEMILQDDALSYRVLNLTVNPFTDASTSYFHKSIGGYHAAKLKRYQELIDFHISPEIQSMSRMLNNGLAPDQVSMLFDSTPALKMLNTKHLIINPNGAPVKDPAPLGNAWFVNNYELVENADAEIDALSEINPADQVVIDQRFEQYVSGKTYQKNGSIELQVSDPNYLKYVFNSNSEQLTIFSEVYYDKGWNAYIDGKEAPYFRVNYVLRAMSVPAGEHIIEFKFEPQSYFLGTKISYASSIVFILLVLAYLGITIKNNGGLLTKPQKHAETTQR; encoded by the coding sequence ATGAATAAAAAAATTGTTAGTTACATTCTTCCGGTAGTTTTACTTTTTATAACCTCTGCAATATACTTTGCACCGGTTTTTGAAGGTAAAGTTGTACAACAATCCGACATTATCCATTATAAAGGGATGTCGAAAGAGATTGTTGATTTCAAAAAAGAAACCGGAGAAAATACATTCTGGACCAGCACAATGTTCTCGGGGATGCCTACCTATCTAATAACAACCATATATAAAGGCAACCTTAGCAAAAAGATAATCGATGTTATTTTAAAAATTCCCCGACCGGTGAGTTATCACCTGCTCTTTTTAAGTTTGTTTTACCTGATGTTAGTTTTGCTCGGTGTAAATCCCTGGCTCAGTTTGGCAGGGGCATTGGCTTATGGCTTTACCTCTTTCTTTTTTGTGGTATTCGAAGCCGGGCACAACAGTAAAAGTCTGACCATCACTTATATATCGTTATTAATTGCAGGAATTATTCTGGCTTATAAAAATAAACGTTTGGCCGGAGCACTTATCAGCACCCTTGCCCTTTCGTGGATGATTGCTGCCAACCACCTGCAAATGACTTATTATGCGGGCATTATGGTACTGATCATCGCTATTGTATATTTTATTTATGCCATACGCGAAAAAGCGATCATACCCTTTCTGAAAAGCTCAGGAATACTGGCTGCTGCTGCTGTGCTGGCCATTGGAATGAACATTTCTACTTTATGGCCTATCTACGAATATAGTAAAGATACGATACGTGGAAAATCGGAACTGACCAGCGATCTGCATAAAAAATCGGATGGTTTAGACCGCGATTATATACTGGATTACAGCTACGATGTGGGTGAAGCTCTTACAGCTTTTATTCCTCGTCTTAAAGGTGGCAGCATGTCGGAACCTTTGGGAGAGAAATCGCAGGTTTATGATTTACTCGCCCACGGACAAAACAAACAAAATGCCTTACGTATTGCCAATAATCTGCCTTTGTACTGGGGCAGTCAACCCATTGCCGGCGGACCATTCTATTTTGGAGCTGTTCTTTGTTTTTTGTTTGTATTTGGATTATTCATCGTTCAGGGAAAAGACAAATGGTGGATTGTTGCAACGGTTGTGGTTTCATTTGCGCTTTCATTAGGAAAATATTTCCCTTCGCTGTCGAACCTGATGATCGATTACTTTCCACTTTACAATAAGTTCCGCGATGTAAAAAACATTATCGTTATACAGCAATTTGCCATGGCTTTTATGGGGGCACTGGCTATATCAAAGGTTTATAAACGTGAAGTTTCAGACAAAATTTTTAATAAGGCGCTACTGTATTCTTTTGCAATTGCCGGTGGTTTAGCCCTTGTGTTTGCAGTTATACCCGGGCTGGCAGGTGATTTCACAGCTGCTTCCGATGCTCGTCTGTTGCAAGCCGGCTGGCCGGAACAACTTTTAGATGCCCTGCAAGCCGACCGGAAAATGGTGCTGCAAAAAGATGCGTTCCGAACCTTTATTTTTGTTGCACTGGCAGCCGGTGTTTTATGGGCTTTCTGGAAAAAGAAATTAAAGGCAGAATATGCACTGGCATTATGGATTGTTTTAATAATGGCTGATATGTGGCCTACCAACAAACGCTACCTGAATAACGACAGCTTTGTGGCCAAACGGCAAATGAATAATCCGTATACGCTTTCGAAAGCAGATGAAATGATTCTTCAGGATGACGCCCTTTCCTATCGGGTGCTGAACCTGACCGTGAATCCGTTTACCGATGCATCTACCTCGTACTTCCACAAATCCATTGGCGGATACCATGCCGCAAAACTAAAGCGTTACCAGGAATTAATTGATTTCCACATCTCACCTGAGATTCAAAGTATGAGCAGAATGCTGAACAATGGCCTGGCTCCCGATCAAGTCAGCATGCTGTTTGATAGCACTCCTGCGCTAAAAATGCTGAATACCAAACACCTGATAATAAACCCGAACGGAGCACCGGTAAAAGATCCGGCACCATTGGGCAACGCCTGGTTTGTGAACAACTATGAGCTGGTTGAAAACGCCGATGCTGAAATTGATGCATTAAGCGAAATCAATCCTGCTGATCAGGTTGTAATCGATCAACGATTTGAACAATATGTTTCGGGCAAAACCTATCAGAAAAACGGAAGCATTGAGTTGCAGGTTAGTGATCCGAATTACCTGAAATATGTCTTTAACTCCAACTCCGAGCAACTAACCATATTCTCCGAGGTGTATTACGACAAAGGCTGGAATGCGTATATAGATGGCAAAGAAGCTCCCTATTTCAGGGTTAATTATGTATTGAGGGCCATGTCGGTTCCGGCAGGTGAACACATCATCGAGTTTAAATTCGAGCCACAATCCTACTTTTTAGGAACTAAAATATCGTATGCCAGTTCCATTGTTTTTATACTCCTGGTTCTCGCCTATCTAGGAATAACAATAAAAAATAACGGAGGGCTGTTAACCAAGCCTCAAAAACATGCAGAAACGACACAGAGATAA
- a CDS encoding DapH/DapD/GlmU-related protein gives MKKEYYKHESAIIDEGAQIGSGTKVWHFSHIIGSAKIGANCILGQNVFIGNKVQLGNNVKVQNNVSVYEGVLCEDDVFLGPSMVFTNVVNPRSSVERKHEFKTTFVKRGATVGANATIICGVTLGEYCMVGAGAVVTKDVKAYALVTGVPAKQTGWVSRSGEILGDDLTCPKTGEKYCLETGELKLIENE, from the coding sequence ATGAAAAAAGAATATTACAAACACGAGTCAGCCATAATCGACGAAGGAGCACAGATTGGTTCAGGAACAAAAGTCTGGCACTTTTCACATATTATAGGTTCTGCAAAAATTGGAGCAAACTGTATACTCGGACAGAATGTTTTTATTGGAAACAAGGTGCAACTCGGCAACAATGTAAAAGTTCAGAACAATGTCTCGGTGTATGAAGGAGTACTTTGTGAAGACGATGTTTTTCTGGGACCTTCAATGGTATTTACCAATGTTGTTAATCCACGCAGTAGTGTTGAACGTAAACATGAATTTAAAACAACATTTGTAAAACGCGGGGCCACAGTTGGAGCAAATGCCACCATTATTTGTGGAGTTACTTTGGGCGAATATTGTATGGTTGGGGCTGGTGCTGTTGTAACAAAAGATGTAAAAGCTTATGCCCTTGTTACCGGGGTGCCTGCCAAACAAACTGGGTGGGTGAGCCGTAGCGGAGAAATTTTGGGTGATGATTTAACTTGCCCCAAAACCGGAGAAAAGTATTGTCTTGAAACCGGAGAACTGAAACTTATCGAAAATGAGTAA
- a CDS encoding DNA-3-methyladenine glycosylase, with amino-acid sequence MRTDPNRIANSFFQREVTQVAPELLGKILVRRFEDGTIQKFVITETEAYRGGEDKACHANKGLTPRTKVMFDEGGLVYVYLIYGMYWMLNFVTGEPGDSSAVLIRSVEGISGPGRVGRTLQLDKSFYGENLGTSERIWVEDTGLKPHFTTAPRVGINYAGEPWISKPWRFIVKESSM; translated from the coding sequence ATGAGAACAGATCCCAATCGAATAGCAAATTCTTTCTTCCAACGTGAAGTAACCCAGGTTGCACCCGAGTTACTCGGAAAAATACTGGTACGACGATTTGAAGATGGCACAATACAAAAGTTCGTGATTACCGAAACCGAAGCCTATCGCGGAGGTGAAGACAAAGCCTGCCATGCCAACAAAGGCTTAACGCCCCGTACCAAAGTAATGTTTGATGAGGGAGGGCTGGTATATGTTTACCTCATTTATGGCATGTATTGGATGCTGAATTTTGTCACAGGCGAGCCGGGAGACTCCTCTGCAGTTTTAATACGGAGCGTGGAAGGCATTTCAGGACCGGGACGAGTGGGCCGCACACTGCAACTCGACAAAAGTTTCTATGGTGAAAACCTTGGCACATCTGAAAGAATATGGGTTGAAGACACGGGATTAAAACCACACTTTACAACTGCTCCACGTGTTGGAATCAACTATGCCGGCGAACCCTGGATTAGCAAACCGTGGCGGTTTATTGTAAAAGAATCATCAATGTAG
- a CDS encoding nucleotide sugar dehydrogenase — translation MSNKEELLQKIADKELTVGVIGLGYVGLPLAVCFAAKKVKVLGFDTSSERISKINSGDNYISDVDDNKLASLVQQERLIATNDFALLGECNAIFICVPTPLDKFKKPEMSFIENACRQIGAHLQPGTFISLESTTYPTTTEEFVLPVLEKESKLKEGKDFWLAYSPERVDPGNEEYSTLNTPKVLGAISNDGLEIGKAIYSIAVEEIITVSSPRIAEMVKILENTYRLVNISLINELALLAGKMDINIWEVIDAAATKPFGFQPFYPGPGIGGHCIPLDPFYLEHIARKFNFDLSMIHTAGHIDLLMAHRMTVKITSALNRQKKAINGSKILFLGVAYKPDINDERESPALKIMEEVENKGGEVSYHDPYISEVTLGSGSQFKSIEMVESSLAAADCVVITTNHKSFDADFIEKNSKLIVDLRNVIKEASEKVYKL, via the coding sequence ATGAGTAATAAAGAAGAACTCTTACAAAAGATAGCCGACAAAGAACTTACAGTTGGTGTAATTGGCCTTGGTTATGTTGGGCTGCCGCTGGCGGTATGTTTTGCTGCAAAAAAGGTAAAAGTTTTGGGTTTCGATACTTCTTCAGAAAGAATTAGTAAGATTAATTCGGGTGATAATTATATCTCAGATGTTGATGATAATAAGCTGGCTTCGCTTGTACAACAAGAAAGATTAATTGCGACAAATGATTTTGCGCTCTTAGGCGAGTGTAATGCGATCTTTATTTGCGTTCCAACGCCGCTTGATAAATTCAAAAAGCCAGAAATGTCGTTTATTGAAAACGCCTGCAGGCAAATAGGAGCGCATTTACAGCCCGGAACATTTATTAGTTTGGAAAGCACAACGTACCCCACTACTACCGAGGAATTTGTTTTGCCTGTTCTCGAAAAAGAATCGAAGTTAAAGGAAGGAAAAGATTTCTGGTTGGCTTATTCGCCCGAGCGGGTTGATCCTGGAAACGAGGAATATTCAACGCTGAATACACCAAAAGTTTTGGGCGCAATAAGCAACGATGGACTGGAAATCGGGAAAGCCATTTATTCAATTGCTGTTGAGGAGATTATTACGGTGAGCTCGCCTCGTATTGCCGAAATGGTAAAAATTCTGGAGAACACCTATCGTTTGGTCAATATCAGTCTGATTAACGAATTAGCGCTATTGGCCGGAAAAATGGATATTAACATTTGGGAAGTGATTGATGCTGCAGCAACAAAACCATTCGGGTTTCAGCCCTTTTATCCGGGCCCGGGAATAGGTGGGCATTGCATTCCACTCGATCCGTTTTACCTGGAGCACATTGCCCGGAAATTTAATTTCGACTTGTCGATGATTCATACAGCAGGGCACATCGATTTGCTTATGGCACACCGAATGACCGTTAAAATAACATCGGCACTCAACCGGCAAAAAAAAGCCATTAATGGCAGCAAAATTCTGTTCTTGGGTGTGGCTTACAAACCGGATATCAATGACGAGCGCGAATCGCCGGCGTTAAAAATTATGGAGGAAGTAGAAAACAAAGGAGGAGAGGTGAGTTACCACGATCCTTATATTTCTGAGGTTACTTTAGGGAGTGGGAGTCAGTTTAAATCGATTGAAATGGTAGAATCTTCATTGGCAGCTGCTGATTGTGTGGTCATTACAACTAATCATAAATCATTCGATGCCGATTTTATTGAGAAGAACTCAAAATTGATCGTCGATCTGCGAAATGTGATAAAGGAGGCTTCGGAGAAGGTTTATAAATTATAA
- a CDS encoding methyltransferase domain-containing protein, whose amino-acid sequence MQKRHRDKWQYFNEQAYTTRKYVIPYIKKLLQPGTESTVLEIGCGEGGNLLPFVDMGCKVTGIDLSKGKIDKGKEFYSTHKNVANLTLIADNIYNRNDLGKFDLIILRDVIEHIPNQEYFMSYFKCFFHAETIVFFGFPPWQNPFGGHQQICQNRILSKMPYFHLLPIPLYKGVLKLFGEPESRINELLEIKETGISIERFQAIIKTNNFEIRDKTLFFINPNYEVKFKLQPRKQNKVLADIPVLRNFFTTCAYYLLSAKDMD is encoded by the coding sequence ATGCAGAAACGACACAGAGATAAATGGCAGTACTTTAACGAGCAAGCATACACCACCAGGAAATATGTTATCCCCTATATTAAAAAGCTGCTGCAACCTGGCACCGAATCAACGGTTCTGGAAATCGGATGTGGTGAGGGAGGTAACCTCCTTCCTTTTGTGGATATGGGCTGTAAGGTAACCGGTATTGACCTGTCGAAAGGGAAGATCGATAAGGGAAAGGAATTTTATTCAACGCATAAAAACGTGGCAAACCTGACGCTTATTGCCGATAACATCTACAACCGAAATGATTTGGGCAAATTTGATCTGATCATTCTTCGCGATGTGATTGAACACATCCCTAATCAGGAATATTTTATGTCCTATTTCAAATGTTTCTTTCATGCCGAAACCATTGTTTTCTTTGGTTTCCCGCCCTGGCAAAATCCATTTGGAGGCCATCAGCAGATTTGCCAGAACCGGATTCTTTCAAAAATGCCGTATTTCCACCTGCTGCCCATACCCTTATACAAAGGAGTTTTGAAACTTTTTGGAGAACCTGAATCAAGAATCAATGAACTTTTAGAAATAAAGGAAACAGGCATTTCCATTGAACGTTTTCAGGCCATTATAAAAACAAATAACTTCGAGATTAGAGATAAAACATTGTTTTTTATAAATCCTAACTACGAAGTGAAGTTTAAACTTCAGCCACGAAAACAAAATAAGGTCCTTGCAGACATCCCTGTACTTCGGAACTTTTTTACCACTTGTGCTTATTATTTATTGAGCGCAAAAGATATGGATTAA
- a CDS encoding Gfo/Idh/MocA family oxidoreductase has product MKRFALIGAAGFVAERHIKAIKETGNELVCAMDTFDVMGRMDSYFPEAEFFTSEEELVQFLQQSNENGKPVDYVSVCSPNDLHIKHIELALKNGCNVICEKPLVIDPTRLEKIKEWEAESGKRVNTVLQLRYHPTILKLKEEIEQSDKDFFDVDLKYITSRGKWYFKSWKGDVEKSGGIAANIGIHFFDMLIWIFGKVQKNNVSVYEATKASGELILEKAKVNWFLSLDANDLPEVATKSGKRTYRSVKVAGKEIEFSDGFTDLHTVTYQQILAGNGFGVEDVWESLDLIAFVRKV; this is encoded by the coding sequence ATGAAAAGATTTGCACTAATAGGAGCGGCAGGATTTGTGGCCGAACGACATATAAAGGCCATTAAAGAAACCGGAAACGAACTGGTTTGTGCCATGGATACTTTTGATGTAATGGGCCGAATGGACAGCTATTTCCCAGAAGCCGAATTTTTTACTTCGGAGGAAGAACTTGTACAATTTCTTCAGCAGTCAAATGAAAACGGGAAGCCTGTAGATTACGTAAGTGTTTGTTCTCCAAACGATCTACATATAAAACACATTGAGCTGGCCCTGAAAAATGGCTGTAATGTGATTTGTGAAAAACCACTGGTAATTGATCCAACACGTCTGGAAAAAATTAAAGAATGGGAAGCTGAAAGCGGAAAAAGAGTGAATACCGTTTTGCAACTGCGTTATCACCCAACCATCCTGAAATTGAAGGAGGAAATAGAACAATCGGACAAGGACTTTTTTGATGTCGATCTGAAATATATCACTTCGCGGGGCAAGTGGTATTTTAAAAGCTGGAAAGGAGATGTAGAAAAATCAGGTGGAATTGCTGCCAATATTGGTATTCATTTTTTCGATATGCTTATATGGATTTTTGGGAAGGTGCAGAAAAATAACGTATCGGTTTATGAAGCGACTAAAGCATCGGGTGAGCTTATTCTTGAAAAAGCGAAAGTCAACTGGTTTTTAAGTCTGGATGCAAACGACCTGCCTGAAGTTGCAACAAAGAGCGGTAAACGAACATATCGTTCTGTAAAAGTAGCAGGCAAAGAAATTGAGTTCAGCGATGGGTTTACTGATTTGCATACGGTAACTTATCAGCAAATTCTTGCCGGGAATGGTTTTGGAGTTGAGGATGTGTGGGAGAGTCTGGATTTAATCGCGTTTGTTAGAAAAGTATAA
- a CDS encoding DegT/DnrJ/EryC1/StrS family aminotransferase, with amino-acid sequence MTDIYGQYLTMKAEIDDAIQEVIKSTRFIKSGKVLDFEAKLADYLNTNVIACGNGTDALQLAFMALELERGDEVITTPFSFVSTVEVLALMGLKPVFVDVCPDTFNLDTAQIEKAITPKTKAILPVHLFGQCANMEAIIAIAKNHELYVVEDSCQALGTDYIFADGTKKKAGTIGHIGCNSFFPSKNLGAFGDGGAVYTSDKKLADKIRSIANHGMKAKYEYERIGINSRLDSIQAAILEVKLKYLGQHIDAKQEAAWFYDDHLKNVPGIKIPLRNEFSTHTFHQYTIQAESRDELKMYLETKGIPSMVYYPKALHLQGAYKSLVYKVGDFPIAERLTQNVLSLPMHTELDDEQMEYIVKAIKSFSQSR; translated from the coding sequence ATGACTGACATTTACGGGCAATACCTCACTATGAAGGCGGAGATTGATGATGCCATTCAGGAGGTGATTAAATCCACCCGGTTTATTAAAAGTGGGAAGGTGCTTGATTTTGAAGCAAAGTTAGCCGACTACCTGAATACCAATGTAATTGCGTGTGGAAATGGAACTGATGCACTTCAACTGGCGTTTATGGCTTTAGAGCTGGAACGGGGAGACGAGGTGATTACTACTCCTTTTTCGTTTGTGTCAACCGTTGAAGTTTTGGCGTTAATGGGACTTAAACCTGTTTTTGTTGATGTTTGTCCGGATACATTCAATCTGGATACAGCGCAAATTGAGAAGGCAATTACGCCAAAAACAAAAGCAATTTTGCCGGTACATCTTTTTGGGCAATGTGCCAATATGGAAGCAATTATAGCTATTGCGAAAAACCATGAATTGTATGTGGTTGAAGATTCGTGTCAGGCACTGGGGACAGATTATATTTTTGCTGACGGCACAAAAAAGAAAGCCGGTACAATTGGACACATCGGTTGTAATTCATTTTTTCCATCAAAAAACCTGGGAGCCTTCGGTGATGGTGGTGCAGTTTACACCAGCGATAAAAAACTGGCTGACAAAATTAGATCTATTGCTAACCATGGCATGAAAGCCAAATACGAATATGAAAGAATTGGCATTAATTCGAGGCTCGATAGTATCCAGGCTGCCATTCTTGAGGTTAAACTGAAATATCTGGGTCAACATATAGACGCAAAACAAGAAGCTGCCTGGTTTTATGATGATCATTTGAAAAATGTGCCAGGAATAAAGATCCCTTTAAGGAATGAATTTAGCACACATACCTTTCATCAATATACTATTCAGGCTGAAAGTAGAGATGAGTTGAAAATGTATTTGGAAACAAAAGGAATTCCTTCGATGGTTTATTATCCAAAAGCACTGCACCTGCAGGGCGCGTACAAAAGTTTGGTGTATAAAGTCGGTGATTTTCCAATTGCAGAACGTCTGACTCAAAATGTTTTGTCGCTGCCAATGCATACCGAACTGGATGACGAACAGATGGAGTATATTGTTAAGGCAATAAAAAGTTTCTCGCAAAGTCGCTAA
- a CDS encoding MFS transporter, with product MAVLSVLKGYSKSFWTSNTIELFERWAWYGFYLAFPLFLVGSTDTGALGFSNAEKGAIMGTSSALLYFLPVITGAIADKVGYKRILLLAFSIYITGFLMISSFNAYWPVYFAFMWTCIGGAFFKPIISAMIAKTTNEKTASIGFGIFYMMINIGGFIGPFIAGALLKLSWAWVFYMSVAAIGVNVLLTLFLFREPGVEKDGSSLIENIAQAFKNIWITLQNWKYVLFLVIMILFWTAFNQLYYSFPIFVDQWIDTTSVYNGLHAVWPWLAETIGDKGTISAVSMTSMDSFFIIVFQLMVSAFVMRFRPLAAMMGGILVLAGGIGLMFSTQSGWLILLGVLIFALGEMGSSPKFTEYVGKIAPADQKALYMGTSFLPIAAAHKLAGWLSGDFYEGIADKYFLLQKEVVNRGIQFPAEYSADFTKNDFFAQAADKMNMTQVELTNYLWQSYHPSNIWMAFSGIAVSAVIFLWLYDRFVMGGK from the coding sequence ATGGCAGTTCTTTCAGTATTAAAAGGATACAGTAAAAGTTTCTGGACTTCAAACACTATTGAATTATTTGAACGTTGGGCGTGGTATGGTTTTTACCTGGCTTTTCCGCTGTTTTTGGTAGGCTCGACTGATACCGGAGCACTTGGTTTTTCAAATGCCGAAAAGGGAGCCATAATGGGAACCAGTTCGGCATTGTTGTATTTTTTACCCGTGATTACCGGGGCCATAGCCGACAAAGTTGGGTATAAACGAATTTTATTACTTGCCTTTAGTATTTATATCACCGGGTTTTTAATGATCAGCAGCTTTAACGCTTATTGGCCGGTCTATTTTGCTTTTATGTGGACCTGCATTGGTGGTGCATTCTTTAAACCAATTATTTCGGCTATGATCGCCAAAACTACCAATGAGAAAACTGCCTCGATTGGTTTTGGTATTTTTTATATGATGATCAATATAGGTGGATTTATAGGCCCTTTCATTGCAGGAGCTTTGTTGAAGTTAAGTTGGGCCTGGGTTTTTTACATGTCGGTAGCGGCCATTGGAGTTAATGTATTGCTCACACTGTTCTTGTTTCGCGAACCCGGAGTTGAAAAGGATGGTTCATCGTTAATAGAAAATATTGCACAGGCTTTTAAAAATATTTGGATCACACTTCAGAATTGGAAATATGTGTTGTTCCTGGTGATCATGATCTTATTCTGGACGGCTTTTAACCAGTTGTACTATTCGTTTCCAATATTTGTAGACCAGTGGATTGATACCACTTCTGTTTATAACGGATTACATGCCGTATGGCCATGGCTGGCTGAAACAATTGGTGATAAGGGAACGATAAGTGCCGTGTCGATGACCAGTATGGACTCCTTCTTTATCATTGTATTTCAGCTAATGGTTTCAGCATTTGTTATGCGCTTCCGGCCGCTGGCTGCTATGATGGGGGGAATTCTCGTTTTGGCCGGAGGTATTGGGTTGATGTTCTCAACACAAAGTGGCTGGTTAATTTTGTTGGGTGTATTAATTTTTGCACTTGGCGAAATGGGCAGCTCTCCAAAGTTTACCGAATATGTGGGTAAAATTGCTCCGGCCGATCAAAAAGCGCTGTATATGGGAACTTCGTTTTTGCCAATAGCCGCTGCTCATAAACTGGCAGGTTGGCTTTCTGGTGACTTTTATGAAGGTATTGCCGATAAATATTTCCTGTTGCAAAAGGAAGTAGTTAATCGTGGAATACAGTTCCCGGCAGAATATTCGGCAGATTTTACTAAAAACGACTTTTTCGCCCAGGCAGCCGATAAAATGAATATGACACAAGTGGAATTGACCAATTATTTGTGGCAGAGTTATCATCCTTCAAATATTTGGATGGCTTTCTCTGGCATAGCAGTTTCGGCAGTTATTTTCTTGTGGTTGTATGATCGATTTGTAATGGGAGGGAAGTAA
- a CDS encoding response regulator, producing MHETKNPLIFLIEDSTVYKDLIVGYLQSKKFSNLKVFKNGEECLKHIHLKPDIIILDYSSEGTSGLEFMLQVEREHSQIDFIFLSAQSKVDTAVKIMKLGAADYIIKNDQAPKKLVESIERLKDTTKQEKKKYSFKLGVLVFFIVLFLIIMIITFISVFFDVGL from the coding sequence ATGCACGAGACAAAAAATCCTTTAATCTTTCTGATCGAAGACAGTACTGTTTACAAAGATCTTATTGTTGGTTATTTGCAATCGAAAAAGTTTTCGAATCTGAAAGTTTTTAAAAACGGAGAAGAATGTCTTAAGCACATCCATTTAAAACCTGATATTATAATTTTAGATTATTCATCGGAAGGAACAAGCGGTTTGGAATTTATGCTTCAGGTGGAGCGCGAACACAGCCAAATCGATTTTATTTTTCTGAGTGCGCAAAGTAAAGTGGATACTGCCGTAAAAATTATGAAATTGGGTGCGGCCGACTACATCATTAAAAACGATCAGGCGCCGAAAAAACTGGTCGAATCCATTGAGCGACTTAAAGATACGACAAAACAAGAGAAAAAGAAATATAGCTTCAAACTGGGGGTACTCGTTTTCTTTATTGTATTGTTCCTAATTATAATGATCATCACATTTATATCGGTCTTTTTCGACGTGGGATTGTGA